In the Tenrec ecaudatus isolate mTenEca1 chromosome 16, mTenEca1.hap1, whole genome shotgun sequence genome, one interval contains:
- the BUB3 gene encoding mitotic checkpoint protein BUB3 isoform X2, with amino-acid sequence MTGSNEFKLNQPPEDGISSVKFSPNTSQFLLVSSWDTSVRLYDVPANSMRLKYQHTGAVLDCAFYDPTHAWSGGLDHQLKMHDLNTDQENLVGTHDAPIRCVEYCPEVNVMVTGSWDQTVKLWDPRTPCNAGTFSQPEKVYTLSVSGDRLIVGTAGRRVLVWDLRNMGYVQQRRESSLKYQTRSIRAFPNKQGYVLSSIEGRVAVEYLDPSPEVQKKKYAFKCHRLKENNIEQIYPVNAISFHNIHNTFATGGSDGFVNIWDPFNKKRLCQFHRYPTSIASLAFSSDGTTLAIASSYMYEMDDTEHPEDGVFIRQVTDAETKPKST; translated from the exons ATGACCGGCTCTAACGAGTTCAAGCTGAACCAGCCGCCCGAGGATGGCATCTCGTCGGTGAAGTTCAGCCCCAACACGTCCCAGTTCCTGCTCGTGTCCTCGTGGGACACGTCCGTGCGCCTCTACGATGTGCCGGCCAACTCCATGCGGCTCAAGTACCAGCACACCGGCGCCGTCCTGGACTGCGCCTTCTAT gatCCAACTCATGCTTGGAGTGGGGGGTTAGATCATCAACTGAAAATGCATGATTTGAATACTGATCAAG AAAACCTTGTCGGGACCCATGACGCCCCCATCAGATGTGTTGAGTACTGTCCAGAAGTGAATGTGATGGTTACTGGGAGTTGGGATCAGACAGTTAAGTTGTGGGATCCTCGAACGCCCTGTAATGCTGGAACCTTCTCGCAGCCGGAAAAG GTGTACACCCTGTCCGTGTCTGGCGACCGGCTGATCGTGGGCACGGCGGGCCGCCGAGTGCTGGTGTGGGACTTGCGGAACATGGGCTACGTGCAGCAGCGCCGGGAGTCCAGCCTCAAGTACCAGACGCGCAGCATCCGGGCCTTCCCCAACAAGCAG GGCTACGTGCTGAGCTCCATTGAGGGCCGGGTGGCGGTGGAGTACTTGGACCCGAGCCCTGAGGTACAGAAGAAGAAGTATGCCTTCAAGTGCCACCGGCTGAAGGAGAATAACATTGAGCAGATCTACCCCGTCAATGCCATTTCCTTCCACAACATCCACAATACGTTTGCCACAG GTGGGTCTGATGGATTTGTGAATATCTGGGATCCGTTTAACAAGAAGCGACTGTGCCAGTTCCACCGGTACCCCACCAGCATCGCATCCCTTGCCTTCAGCAGCGATGGGACCACGCTGGCCATAGCATCGTCATACATGTATGAGATGGATGACACGGAGCATCCTGAAGACGGTGTCTTCATTCGCCAGGTGACAGATGCAGAAACAAAACCCAA GTCTACCTAA
- the BUB3 gene encoding mitotic checkpoint protein BUB3 isoform X1 — MTGSNEFKLNQPPEDGISSVKFSPNTSQFLLVSSWDTSVRLYDVPANSMRLKYQHTGAVLDCAFYDPTHAWSGGLDHQLKMHDLNTDQENLVGTHDAPIRCVEYCPEVNVMVTGSWDQTVKLWDPRTPCNAGTFSQPEKVYTLSVSGDRLIVGTAGRRVLVWDLRNMGYVQQRRESSLKYQTRSIRAFPNKQGYVLSSIEGRVAVEYLDPSPEVQKKKYAFKCHRLKENNIEQIYPVNAISFHNIHNTFATGGSDGFVNIWDPFNKKRLCQFHRYPTSIASLAFSSDGTTLAIASSYMYEMDDTEHPEDGVFIRQVTDAETKPKSPCA, encoded by the exons ATGACCGGCTCTAACGAGTTCAAGCTGAACCAGCCGCCCGAGGATGGCATCTCGTCGGTGAAGTTCAGCCCCAACACGTCCCAGTTCCTGCTCGTGTCCTCGTGGGACACGTCCGTGCGCCTCTACGATGTGCCGGCCAACTCCATGCGGCTCAAGTACCAGCACACCGGCGCCGTCCTGGACTGCGCCTTCTAT gatCCAACTCATGCTTGGAGTGGGGGGTTAGATCATCAACTGAAAATGCATGATTTGAATACTGATCAAG AAAACCTTGTCGGGACCCATGACGCCCCCATCAGATGTGTTGAGTACTGTCCAGAAGTGAATGTGATGGTTACTGGGAGTTGGGATCAGACAGTTAAGTTGTGGGATCCTCGAACGCCCTGTAATGCTGGAACCTTCTCGCAGCCGGAAAAG GTGTACACCCTGTCCGTGTCTGGCGACCGGCTGATCGTGGGCACGGCGGGCCGCCGAGTGCTGGTGTGGGACTTGCGGAACATGGGCTACGTGCAGCAGCGCCGGGAGTCCAGCCTCAAGTACCAGACGCGCAGCATCCGGGCCTTCCCCAACAAGCAG GGCTACGTGCTGAGCTCCATTGAGGGCCGGGTGGCGGTGGAGTACTTGGACCCGAGCCCTGAGGTACAGAAGAAGAAGTATGCCTTCAAGTGCCACCGGCTGAAGGAGAATAACATTGAGCAGATCTACCCCGTCAATGCCATTTCCTTCCACAACATCCACAATACGTTTGCCACAG GTGGGTCTGATGGATTTGTGAATATCTGGGATCCGTTTAACAAGAAGCGACTGTGCCAGTTCCACCGGTACCCCACCAGCATCGCATCCCTTGCCTTCAGCAGCGATGGGACCACGCTGGCCATAGCATCGTCATACATGTATGAGATGGATGACACGGAGCATCCTGAAGACGGTGTCTTCATTCGCCAGGTGACAGATGCAGAAACAAAACCCAA GTCACCATGTGCTTGA